The sequence below is a genomic window from Aureispira sp. CCB-E.
AGAAACTCGTTCCAACAAAAAAACATAAACATCATCTAATAGTAAATCTTTGCTCATAGAATATCAATTATTGATTTATCAACAATAATAATAGAAATAACTTAATAATCCAAGTTTTTGATTTAGAAATGTACAAATCCATCCTTCACTTGTTCTCCTATAAATGAGTGACATTAAAGCTAGCCCTATATTTCTAACATAAAAAAAAGTTGTTGTTTAGGCGCTTATCAAAATGAATCGTTAAAATAAGTCTATTCGTCTTTTTAATTTTTGCACTTTTAAATTTTCTCTTACTTTTGTAGCTTCAATTCATTTATACCCAACTTGGCTTAAATATTGTTTAAAATTTAGTTTTTCCTAGAAAAACAGCTACCTCCTAATACAATAATACCCTGCTGTTTAAAAGGCTACCATAATAAAAATTACATCAAAGTGTTTGATAGAGATAAATGGCAAGAAATATTCGGAACCATCCGACAAAACAAACTACGCACTGGTTTAACAGCAGCTGGCGTGTTTTGGGGCATTTTTATGCTTATTTTTATGCTAGGTATGGGAGATGGCCTCGAAAAAGGTATTTTGAATGAGTTTGGAGGGCGTTCTACCAATAGTTTGTACATCTGGCCCCAAGAGACAAGTCTTGCTTACAAAGGCATGCCTGTTGGTCGCTGGGAATCGTTTAATATAGAAGACATCAATGCCTTGAAAGAGCATGCGCCTTATATTGACATTTTAGCACCTCGCCATGTTACTCGTAATATTGTCGCTTCCTACAAAACGCAATCTAATAATTTTGATGTTCGAGGGGAATGGGAAGGTATCTTTAAAGTAGAATCGTTGCTTCCTACTCAAGGGCGTGTTTTGAACCCAAAAGACGAAAAAGAAGCACGAAAAGTAGCTGTGATTGGTCGAACCGTGCAAGAAGAAGTTTTTGGCAATGAGAACCCAATTGGCAAATACATGATTGTCAAAGGAATTCCATTTCAGGTCATTGGCGTTGTCAAATTTGAGGGAGAATCAAGGCGATTGCAAGAAGCTGAGGAAACAATTTTTATTCCATTGAGCACCTCTTTACGCTTGTTTGGCAATGGAAAAGATATTTCTTGGTTTGTATGTACGATTACTGGTGAAACCAAAATCAGTGATGTAGAAGATAATATCATTCAATTTTTAAAAGCAAGGCATAGAATTTCTCCAGAAGATCAGCAAGCTATTGGTTGTTTTAATTTGGAGAAAGAGTATCGAAAAATTACAGGATTATTCAGTGGCGTTCGTTGGTTTTTGTGGATTGTAGGAATTGGTACGCTAATGGCTGGTGTTGTTAGTGTTAGCAACGTCATGCTGATTACGGTCAAAGACCGAACTAGAGAAATTGGTGTCCGCAAAGCTATTGGAGCAACTCCTTGGTCTATTATTAGCTTAATTCTGTTGGAATCTGTGTTTATTACGACCCTATCAGGGTATATTGGATTACTTTTGGGAACGGGCATTATTTCTTTTATCAATTACTCTATTTCTGCAATGGATATGTCAGGGCAAATGTTCATGAATCCTGAAGTTAATTTAGGTGTCAGTATTGGCTCTTTAGTTGTTCTAGTTTTATCTGGCTTGTTGGCTGGGTTGCTGCCCTCGCTGCATGCGGCTAGAATCAACCCTGTGGAAGCTTTACGTTCGGAGTGATTTATTATTTATAATATTCCATACTATTTACTAACCTACTAGTTTGTTCACACATATAGTTTAAAATGAAAAACATCATACTTGGAGTTGTACTAACCTTATTTTTATTTCTAACAATTTGGCTGGTTTCCTACTTTTATAATGGTTCTGGATCAGGAAGTACGGTTCATGAAATCACAACTCCTTATCAAACTTCTATCACTTTAAAGTCAGTTGCGACAGGTACTGTAAAACCAAGAATAGAGATTATGATTACCTCACAAGTCTCTGGTATTGTAGACGAGATTTTTGTAAAAGGAGGTGACATTGTCAAAAAAGGAGATCCTATTGCTCGCTTGCAATTGGTGCCTAGCCCTACCGCACTTAACAATGCTAAAGCTAATGTAGAACTGGCTCGCATTCGTTTGGAAGAAGCGAAACGTCGTTACCAACAACAAAAAAATATTAGTGCTAAAAAATACGATATTCAACAAGCAACAACACAGTTTGAGAATGCTAAAATTCAGGAGGAAAAATATCGAAAACTGTTTGAAGAAGGCGTTGTTCCTGAATTAGAATATCTACAATTTAAAACGGCTTTGGATGTTGCGCAAACAACCTTAGAAAACACAAAAATTGGTGCCAATAGCTCGGTTATTGAGTTAAAATCAAATGTAGAAGTGCTTACGCAAGAACTAGAATCGGCTATTAGTAATGTTCAATTGTTACAAAAAGGGGTCGCTAGTAAGTCTGGACAAATTGCCAATATGGTTCGTGCTACGGTTGATGGGATGGTTTTGGATGTTAGTGTTGAAGTTGGGGATGCTGTTATCGAACGAAATACGTTCAACGATGGTACAGAAATCGCTGAGGTTGCCAATATGCAAGATTTAGTTTTTGAAGGGAATATAGATGAGTCGGATGTAGGACAACTCAAAAAAGGAATGCGCTTGGAATTAACCGTTGGAGCAATTGAAAAAGAGAAATTTGAAGCGGTCTTGGATTATATTTCTCCTAAAGGAGTAGAAGAATCTGGTTCTGTAAAATTTGAAATCATTGCCGATGTCATTCAAAAAGAAGGTATTTTCCTTCGCGCTGGTTACAGTGCTAGTGCCGATATTATCTTAGACAAACGAACCAATGTCATGGCCATTCTAGAGCGTGATTTGATGTTTGAGGACGATGGTCGAGTTTATGTAGAAACAGAAGTGGGCGATCAAGAATTTGAAAAGAAATACATTCAAGTCGGTTTGTCGGATGGAATTAATATTGAAATCTTAGAAGGCGTTGATACTAGTACTAAAATCAAGGTGCAGGGGGCTATGTAAACTTACTTAAAAAAATAACAAAAGGCTGTCTAGAGAACCATCAGACAGCCTTTTGTTATTTTTTTAATATCAGTTTCTCTAATCCACATGCATTTGTATTATAAAATCGCCTTCTTTTTTCTTGTAGGCTTCTACACCAAATTCTTGATTGCCTAGTGCAACTATTTTTGCTGGTTTTATATGATAAATTTTTTGTTTATCAATCTTGCCTGTATTAAAACCAACGGTATACTTTCCTTCTCCAGATGAATCATCCACTCTATAAGCACAAAGCATCCTTCCTTTATATTCGCTCAAATTATCGGTAAAAAAGAGATAATGGTTTTCTTCGTCATAAATATAATTATATTGCAATCTTGGATGAAACTTCAAAACTTTGAGCATAGGCCCATCATATTCGCCCAGTGAATTAGTGACGTTTTTATTTTCTTTATTTATCCTCTTTACCCACCTTAATGTACCATCTTGATTCACTCTAATTAAATAGTAATCATTAAAGTTGTATACAGTAGAAGTTGGACGTGATTTTAGTACTCCATTATTCCATTTTTCGTAGACTTCTATACCATACAATTCTTGACCGATAACTAAGACTCCTCCATCGTCTTGACCAATGGCATCAAGTGCCATAATTGCATTGACTTTTTTACCTTGATAATATGGAATCAACTCTTTAGGAATCTCAACTTCATATTTTTTTGAATCTTGTAAATTGATGACAAACATGTTCATATCACTTTCACCAGTACGGTAAAATCCTGCCACGTATTTTTGCGCATTCTTGTTAAAAGCATATTCATAAAAATAACTAGAGTTTTTATCCTTTGTGGCTTTTATATCCAATGATTTGTCATCTTTATTGATAGTAACTAAATGATATTCTTCTTTTATTTTATGATAACCTGCCATCATAATGTCCCCGTTGTTCTGAACACTATACTGCATATCATCCATAACATCCCAACGGAAAGGCATTAAAACTTCTCCACCACCAACTCTCTCTAACTCATTATCAAAAACTTGAAGACCAAAAGTTTGTTCAGACATTTGATCTTTTGGTAATGCCTTTTGGTATTGGATTAAAAACTTAGATTTGTCTTCAGACACAAATACTTTGCATAAAGTAGAATAAGGCACTTTATAAAGCCCTTCCTCTATAGCAAATAGGAGTTTTTTCTCTTCTTTTAACGCAAGATTTTTGTAATCAATTACTGTGACATAAACCTCTACGATGCTTCTTTTACTTTCATTAGTATAAAAAAGATAAATCAAACCGTTTACTTCAATCAATTTAATAGGAACCGCATTTTTAGTCAAAGCATCTTTATAGATTTTTTGACTAAGTTCTTTGAGAGACGTTTTGTCCAATTTCTGAACCAACAACTCCGTTTTGTCTTTTACCTTCGCCGTATAAATATAATCTTCATCCGCTATGTAAAACTTAAATTTACCGCCAACATCAGTATATGGTGCTCCCATTTTGGGAGAAGTTTGAGCAAAAATTGCTACAGAAAATAACAGAAGTGCAGAAATAAAAATGATCTTTTTCATAATATTTAGTTTTTAGTTTTATAAAAAGCTTTTTTTGAAAGCTAGTATTGCATAAAACTACTAAAAATTTCTTTCATCACTGCATTACCATATATATATATAATTCATCTATCAACAGCAAGTAAATGGAAAAGTAGGATGCAACTCCAAATCGACATAAGCAGAATAGCCCGTCATAGGAGTTTCTGTTCCCTTAAAATCAATGGAAAATTGAAAGCCCCAAGCAACCCCTTCCAAATTTGCGGTCAAGTCTTGTTTCAACCGATCGGTCATCGGATAAGCTTGGATGTAGAGTTGCTCTAAAGCAAGCATCGCTTTGGAAGTCTGTGGTTGTTCTTCTTGTAGTTGAGCAGCGATGCCTTTTTTCGATTCAAGCACATACGCCTCTATATTACCTACAATTTGATTAAAAAGTGTTGTTTGTTTAGGATGTGGTGCCTCGTTCTTGTCGCCCCATATAATTAGCGTAGTTGGGCTATCTCCCATCAATTGCAAACGCCCTTGCCAAAAGCCAGGAAGTACGGTTTTGTTCGTCGCCCGATTGGCTCTATAAACCAACTCACCAAACAAAGGATGCTGTATTTTTTTATTTTTTCTAAAAAGAGAGAACATAGGTTTTAGTTTTCGAAGCTTTATAATTCTACCACCAGTTCTTTGGTTAATTCCTCTTTGTATTCATTTTGAATAACATGTTTGAACTGCTCAATTACTTCTTGGAAAGATTTTTTGCTGGCACCTCCTGAGGCATTTTTGTGTCCCCCACCATTAAAATGTTCCGAACAAATTTTTTGAACAGAAAAGTCGCCTTTAGAGCGTAAAGACAGTTTGACAATGTCACGGCGTTCTGTAATCAGAGCTGCACAACGCATCTTTCTTATTTTTAGAATAAAATTGACCACGCCTTCTAAATCGCCGCGTTGAATGTTGTATTTTCTATGATCGGCATGAGAAAGGGTTATAATTCCAGTATTGTATTCGTCCATAATTTCTAAACACTCAGAAATACAATAGGCCAATAAATTAAAACTCTTAACAGTATACGAATTGAACACTAAGTCTGTCAATTTATTATTATCGACCCCTTTTTCTAACATATTGGCAACAATCCGAAACAACCTCGCAGAAGTTGCATAGCGAAACCCTCCTGTATCCGTCAAAATACCAACATACAAAGCATTTAAAATATCCGCATCCAATTGATCCAAATCTCCCATCATTTCGATAAATTCGTAAATCAACTGACAAGTTGAGCTTGCTGTAACATCGGACAACATAGCATGACAAAAATCTTCTGGATCTATATGGTGGTCAATCATAGCTTTGTAGGCTTTGCTATTACCAACCAACGACCCCATGCCTTCTATTCTTCCCAAACCATTATAATCTAATGCAAAAATCAATTCTGCTTCTTTTAGTATTTGGGTAGAAAACGTACGTGTATTTTCATAAACCAACACATTGTCAAAATCCTTCATCCAATTTAGAAATTGTGGCATTTCGGTTGGCATAATGACAGTGATTCTGTGACCTTGTTTTTTTAGATAATGATACAAGCCCAAAGACGACCCCAAGGCATCACCATCTGGATTAGCATGGGAAGTAATTACAATACGTTTGGGGCTTGATAACAGGTCTTTTAATTGTTCAAAATTTTGCATAAGGAGGTATTAAAGGTCTTGGTTTATTTCATTTTGGGGTATATGAATGATAAAATAAAAGGGACAAGAATATCGTCGGCACGATTAGGTGGTTGTTTCATACATTTTTACCAATGCATCAAACATAGATTTACTTGCAGGTTGGCAACCATCTTTGTACAACATACTGAATACTTCGTCAGCGCGATCCTGAGCATAAGCCTTATCCATTTGAAAGACTTTTACACTTCCATTTAGATTATTGGGATTTGCCAAAACATTCAAATCCTCTGGATTGGTCAAATCTTTGGTAGGATCGTTAATTTGTAAGCCTGTCATTGTAATTTTATCTTCTTGGCAATAGAACACTCGAATAGTATCTTTGGTTCTATGTTGCAAGCAATCAATTTTAGAAAACACCTTTTCTAATACAATATCGCTAAACAAAGTGATTAACTCCTCTACTTTGGCTGGATGATTCTCTTTTAGGCTAACCCACTCTTTGGCTGTAATTTGATTGGAAGCTAAAAACTGGACGAAATCTTCTTCCAATGTTTCCAATTCTTCATTTGTCAGTCGTCTAAATCTCATGTTTCTGCTAATTAAATTCAGAAATGTTATCTATTCCTTTTGTTACTGCAAAATTAAGCATTTTATTGAACTTTTCATTGAACAAGCCGTTCACAGCTTGCTTATCAAGGCTCAAAAACAACCTAAACAATTACTAATCAAATACATAAAAACAAATCGTGTTCTTAAAATTAGCCTAAGTTGAAACACCAAAAACTACCATTAAGCGCAATTTTAAGTTTAAATAGCTTCTCTAATATTTTTTTGGCATCATTCTAGAATTATAGATTCCCAAAAGCAGATTACACTGCCCAATCACACTCAATTGCAATAATAATAGTCCATTACTTAGCTTGGCTGCTACTCCTTGTTTTAATCGGACTAATCAATAAAATACGAATACTATGACAATGAAACTTTGTTCCCTAATTCTTTTTATTGCGCTTAGTCTAAACTACAGTTATGGACAAGCCAATTTCAAATTCAATCAAACATTTTCATCGATGAATGCGACCAACATAACCATGGATGTAGACGATAGTGAAATCTTAGTTAAAACAATTAAGGGCTCTCGTATAGTAATTGAAATGTTGATTAACGTTTCCTCACCCAATACTCGTTTACTAGAATTTATAGCCAAAGGAGGACGTTATGACTTAGAGAAATCGTATGATGACAACACACAAACATTAACTTTAAGTTCTAAGAAAAACAAAAATATTATTACAATCAAAGGAGAAGAGATTGAAGAACAAATAAGCTATGTTATCTATGTTCCAGAAAACATTCAACGTGTTAATGATAGCGTTGCTGTGCTTCATTTATAAGAACATTAATCCTCTTCTAACTCTACCAAATGCTGTTCTAAACTATGAAATGTTTGGGTTGG
It includes:
- a CDS encoding ABC transporter permease yields the protein MFDRDKWQEIFGTIRQNKLRTGLTAAGVFWGIFMLIFMLGMGDGLEKGILNEFGGRSTNSLYIWPQETSLAYKGMPVGRWESFNIEDINALKEHAPYIDILAPRHVTRNIVASYKTQSNNFDVRGEWEGIFKVESLLPTQGRVLNPKDEKEARKVAVIGRTVQEEVFGNENPIGKYMIVKGIPFQVIGVVKFEGESRRLQEAEETIFIPLSTSLRLFGNGKDISWFVCTITGETKISDVEDNIIQFLKARHRISPEDQQAIGCFNLEKEYRKITGLFSGVRWFLWIVGIGTLMAGVVSVSNVMLITVKDRTREIGVRKAIGATPWSIISLILLESVFITTLSGYIGLLLGTGIISFINYSISAMDMSGQMFMNPEVNLGVSIGSLVVLVLSGLLAGLLPSLHAARINPVEALRSE
- a CDS encoding DUF6495 family protein, with the translated sequence MRFRRLTNEELETLEEDFVQFLASNQITAKEWVSLKENHPAKVEELITLFSDIVLEKVFSKIDCLQHRTKDTIRVFYCQEDKITMTGLQINDPTKDLTNPEDLNVLANPNNLNGSVKVFQMDKAYAQDRADEVFSMLYKDGCQPASKSMFDALVKMYETTT
- a CDS encoding bifunctional oligoribonuclease/PAP phosphatase NrnA; this encodes MQNFEQLKDLLSSPKRIVITSHANPDGDALGSSLGLYHYLKKQGHRITVIMPTEMPQFLNWMKDFDNVLVYENTRTFSTQILKEAELIFALDYNGLGRIEGMGSLVGNSKAYKAMIDHHIDPEDFCHAMLSDVTASSTCQLIYEFIEMMGDLDQLDADILNALYVGILTDTGGFRYATSARLFRIVANMLEKGVDNNKLTDLVFNSYTVKSFNLLAYCISECLEIMDEYNTGIITLSHADHRKYNIQRGDLEGVVNFILKIRKMRCAALITERRDIVKLSLRSKGDFSVQKICSEHFNGGGHKNASGGASKKSFQEVIEQFKHVIQNEYKEELTKELVVEL
- a CDS encoding HlyD family secretion protein, coding for MKNIILGVVLTLFLFLTIWLVSYFYNGSGSGSTVHEITTPYQTSITLKSVATGTVKPRIEIMITSQVSGIVDEIFVKGGDIVKKGDPIARLQLVPSPTALNNAKANVELARIRLEEAKRRYQQQKNISAKKYDIQQATTQFENAKIQEEKYRKLFEEGVVPELEYLQFKTALDVAQTTLENTKIGANSSVIELKSNVEVLTQELESAISNVQLLQKGVASKSGQIANMVRATVDGMVLDVSVEVGDAVIERNTFNDGTEIAEVANMQDLVFEGNIDESDVGQLKKGMRLELTVGAIEKEKFEAVLDYISPKGVEESGSVKFEIIADVIQKEGIFLRAGYSASADIILDKRTNVMAILERDLMFEDDGRVYVETEVGDQEFEKKYIQVGLSDGINIEILEGVDTSTKIKVQGAM